The following coding sequences lie in one Nodularia sp. LEGE 06071 genomic window:
- a CDS encoding PAS domain S-box protein encodes MIPEAQFFTLSLDALYILGFDNYFKLVNPAFEKLIGRSAEEILSKPFIEFMHPDDRLVTLNAVEECKTGIPINSLENRFQCRDGSYRWLEWTIYPALAEARIYGIGRDVTLRKQIEETQRDAEERLRMMVESVQEYAIFSLNTEGYISTWNTGAERLFGYTEDEILGQSFGIIYTAEDRAIGAPSQEMSKAAKTGRAEDVRWHLRKDSSRFFADGVLAPIYENTGALRGFTKIARDMTERKQIEEERSHILESERFARREAERASHLKDEFLLTLSHELRTPLNAILGWSHLLRPGKMDQAKIEHGLKVIERNVRSQVQLIDDLLDMSRMISGKLKLNVQCVDLISVIESALETVYLSAQAKNIRLDAVLDPLASNVSGDPVRLQQIIWNLLSNAIKFTPKGGRVEVVLQLVEAYIEISVSDTGPGIQAEFVPYVFDRFRQADSSTTRNHGGLGLGLAIVKHLVELHGGSVRLKNPSHGQGATFIIQLPLMVLKPEDCDSNTFMSAVVNSTFEDVIILVVDDEPDTRELIRVVLEECQAEVITAASARQALEILEDNQVDILISDIGMPEEDGYQFIQKVRTLGSETSKNIPAAALTAYARPEDCQHALLSGYQIHIAKPIEPSELIAVVSNLTKLIPKRQEVQL; translated from the coding sequence ATGATACCTGAAGCACAATTTTTCACACTCTCCCTTGATGCACTGTATATTTTAGGGTTCGATAACTATTTCAAACTAGTTAATCCAGCCTTTGAAAAACTAATTGGGCGTTCCGCTGAAGAGATTCTATCAAAACCCTTTATAGAGTTCATGCACCCCGATGATCGATTAGTCACCCTGAACGCAGTAGAGGAGTGTAAAACAGGCATCCCCATAAACTCCTTAGAGAACCGCTTCCAGTGTAGAGACGGTTCTTATCGGTGGTTGGAATGGACGATTTATCCCGCCTTGGCAGAAGCTAGAATATATGGAATTGGGCGCGATGTGACTTTGCGTAAGCAGATAGAAGAGACGCAACGGGATGCAGAGGAACGTCTACGGATGATGGTGGAGAGTGTTCAGGAATATGCCATTTTCTCCCTCAACACAGAGGGATACATTAGCACTTGGAATACTGGAGCCGAGAGGTTATTTGGCTATACAGAAGATGAGATTTTGGGGCAAAGTTTCGGCATTATTTATACAGCCGAAGATAGAGCAATTGGCGCTCCGTCCCAAGAAATGAGCAAAGCGGCAAAAACCGGCCGAGCCGAAGATGTGCGCTGGCACTTACGTAAAGATAGCAGCAGATTTTTTGCTGACGGTGTACTAGCACCCATATACGAAAACACAGGAGCGCTGCGTGGCTTTACAAAAATAGCCCGTGATATGACTGAGCGAAAACAGATTGAGGAAGAGCGTTCCCACATTTTGGAAAGTGAAAGATTTGCGCGCAGAGAAGCCGAACGCGCTAGCCATCTTAAAGATGAATTTCTACTGACGCTCTCCCACGAGTTGCGGACACCACTGAATGCCATTCTCGGTTGGTCGCATCTGCTGCGTCCAGGCAAGATGGATCAGGCCAAGATAGAACATGGACTCAAGGTGATTGAGCGTAATGTCCGTTCTCAGGTACAACTGATTGATGATCTTTTAGACATGAGCCGCATGATCTCTGGGAAACTCAAACTTAATGTACAGTGTGTTGATCTGATCTCGGTGATTGAATCTGCCCTGGAGACTGTCTATTTGTCGGCACAAGCCAAGAACATTCGCCTTGATGCGGTTCTTGATCCTCTCGCTAGTAATGTGTCAGGTGATCCGGTGCGCTTACAGCAGATCATTTGGAATTTGCTGTCTAACGCGATTAAATTTACCCCGAAGGGTGGCAGAGTAGAAGTAGTTTTGCAGCTTGTAGAAGCCTACATTGAAATTAGTGTGAGTGATACAGGCCCAGGTATTCAGGCAGAGTTTGTACCCTATGTGTTTGACAGGTTTAGGCAAGCTGACTCCTCCACAACACGAAATCACGGTGGTTTAGGGCTAGGACTGGCTATTGTGAAACACCTGGTTGAACTTCACGGCGGTTCTGTCAGGTTGAAGAATCCGAGTCATGGTCAGGGAGCTACGTTTATTATTCAGTTGCCATTGATGGTGCTGAAGCCAGAAGACTGTGACTCGAATACATTTATGAGCGCAGTGGTTAATTCAACATTTGAGGATGTGATAATTTTGGTGGTGGATGATGAGCCAGATACTCGTGAGTTAATCAGGGTTGTACTTGAGGAATGCCAGGCGGAAGTAATCACTGCTGCATCTGCACGCCAAGCACTAGAAATACTTGAGGATAATCAGGTAGATATCCTGATCAGTGATATTGGAATGCCAGAGGAAGATGGTTATCAGTTTATACAGAAAGTCAGGACGCTTGGCTCAGAAACGAGTAAAAATATCCCAGCCGCAGCGCTGACCGCATACGCCAGACCAGAAGATTGTCAACACGCCCTGTTGTCTGGTTACCAGATACATATTGCCAAGCCAATTGAACCATCTGAACTGATTGCTGTTGTCTCTAACCTCACAAAGCTGATACCCAAGAGGCAAGAAGTCCAATTGTGA
- the ubiE gene encoding bifunctional demethylmenaquinone methyltransferase/2-methoxy-6-polyprenyl-1,4-benzoquinol methylase UbiE translates to MNQEIRDIFDRIAPVYDELNNWLSLGQHRIWKEMTVKWSAAQAGDTCLDLCCGSGDLAFRLARYTGTMGQVYGVDFSPNLLAAAKERSQSQYPQPAISWIEADALNLPFDDNFFEAATMGYGLRNVTDIPRSLQELHRVLKPGAKAAILDFHRPRNPQLRAFQQWYLSSIVVPLAQRMGLKEEYAYISPSLDRFPSGQEQVELARQVGFTLVTHYPIANDMMGVLVVSK, encoded by the coding sequence ATGAATCAAGAAATTCGCGATATTTTTGACCGTATTGCTCCAGTTTATGACGAGTTGAACAATTGGTTGAGTCTGGGACAACATCGTATATGGAAGGAAATGACAGTCAAATGGAGTGCAGCTCAAGCAGGAGATACTTGCCTAGATTTATGCTGTGGAAGTGGTGATTTAGCCTTTCGTTTGGCTAGATATACCGGAACTATGGGACAGGTGTATGGTGTGGATTTCTCGCCGAACCTACTAGCAGCTGCTAAAGAACGTTCCCAAAGCCAGTATCCCCAACCTGCCATTTCTTGGATAGAAGCCGATGCACTAAATTTACCCTTTGATGATAACTTCTTCGAGGCGGCGACTATGGGCTATGGTTTAAGAAATGTTACAGATATTCCCCGCAGTCTGCAAGAATTACATCGCGTTCTCAAGCCTGGCGCTAAAGCGGCAATTTTAGATTTTCATCGTCCCAGAAATCCCCAGCTTCGAGCTTTTCAGCAATGGTATTTGAGTAGTATAGTTGTACCACTTGCTCAACGGATGGGTTTAAAAGAAGAATATGCTTATATTAGTCCCAGTTTAGATCGTTTCCCCTCTGGGCAAGAGCAAGTAGAGCTAGCCCGTCAAGTTGGTTTTACATTGGTTACACACTACCCCATCGCGAACGATATGATGGGAGTGCTGGTAGTCAGTAAATGA
- a CDS encoding DUF445 domain-containing protein yields the protein MDWSQIWFYLLPPVLGGIIGYFTNDIAIKMLFRPYKAIYIAGRKVPFTPGLIPRNQERLAKNISNTIMGSLLTPGELQNLARRLLQTERVQSAILWLLQLAIEQIKVEKNEKSAKIVAGILRDLLGESFPRLLKVLARREDFLEAQINQIFDQVLLELQLSEEQSTRLADWLIQVVLPPDVLRQVIIDFLTDRTIQTIDESFREKTSGTYWVVANLFGLRNTLTRLRTFCLDDKDATNARLEELIQVLQMRDRLKRVLLDLSLQNLPVGTVRQLRKTTRESVRHYIQSSGSDLLQGLTDSVNWENIATLLLNRLSASPVLSSSLEVVSQELAQILEKYLEKDLEKIVAQVIPILSIDQVIVDRVKSTSPADLEAAIEGIVKNELQAIVTLGGVLGFIIGLFQVGFLLFTQA from the coding sequence TTGGATTGGTCTCAAATTTGGTTTTATTTATTACCCCCGGTGCTGGGTGGCATTATTGGCTATTTCACCAATGACATAGCCATAAAAATGTTATTTCGCCCCTATAAAGCAATTTATATAGCTGGGCGAAAAGTACCATTTACTCCTGGATTGATTCCTCGCAACCAGGAACGTTTGGCGAAGAACATTTCTAATACAATTATGGGGTCGTTACTGACTCCAGGCGAATTGCAAAATTTGGCGCGCCGTTTGTTACAAACAGAACGCGTACAATCTGCAATTTTGTGGTTATTGCAATTGGCAATTGAACAAATTAAAGTAGAGAAAAATGAGAAAAGCGCCAAAATTGTGGCGGGAATTTTGCGTGATTTGTTAGGAGAATCATTTCCGCGGTTGTTGAAAGTTTTGGCAAGGCGGGAAGATTTTTTAGAGGCGCAGATCAATCAAATTTTTGACCAGGTATTGCTGGAATTACAACTGAGTGAAGAACAATCTACAAGGCTCGCTGATTGGTTAATCCAGGTGGTTTTACCCCCAGATGTATTGCGGCAGGTAATTATTGATTTTTTGACCGATCGCACTATTCAAACTATTGATGAAAGCTTTCGCGAAAAGACGAGTGGTACTTATTGGGTAGTCGCAAATTTATTTGGTTTACGTAATACTCTGACCAGGCTGAGAACTTTTTGTTTGGACGATAAAGATGCTACCAATGCTCGTCTAGAGGAATTGATTCAAGTTTTGCAGATGCGCGATCGCCTGAAAAGAGTTCTACTAGATTTATCATTACAAAACCTGCCCGTTGGGACAGTGCGCCAACTGCGAAAGACTACACGCGAAAGTGTGCGTCATTATATCCAGTCCAGTGGTAGCGATTTACTCCAAGGATTGACTGATTCTGTTAATTGGGAAAATATAGCCACATTATTACTGAATCGTCTCAGCGCTTCACCTGTTCTGAGTTCTTCCTTAGAAGTTGTCAGTCAAGAGTTAGCTCAAATTTTAGAAAAATATTTAGAAAAAGATTTAGAAAAAATTGTCGCACAGGTAATTCCTATATTATCGATAGATCAGGTGATTGTTGACCGGGTAAAATCAACTTCACCTGCTGATTTAGAAGCTGCAATTGAGGGAATTGTCAAAAATGAATTACAGGCAATTGTCACTTTAGGTGGTGTGTTGGGTTTTATTATTGGGTTATTCCAGGTAGGATTTTTATTATTTACGCAAGCTTAG
- a CDS encoding Uma2 family endonuclease has product MTALILNLSPAIDLTDEQFFQLCQNNRDLRLERTAEGELILMPPTGWKSGNRNSRLTQRLGNWADADGTGLAFDSSTGYKLPNGANRSPDASWVSRERLEALNPNPARFLPMAPDFAVELRSASDSLQTLQHKMQEYIDNGVRLGWLIDPQNQRVEIYRPGQAVEILQAPSSLSGEDILPGFVLDLEQILN; this is encoded by the coding sequence ATGACTGCCCTAATTCTTAACCTCAGCCCCGCTATTGATTTAACAGATGAACAGTTCTTCCAACTCTGTCAGAATAATCGAGATTTGCGACTTGAGCGCACAGCAGAGGGAGAACTGATTCTTATGCCCCCCACGGGATGGAAAAGCGGAAATCGTAATAGTAGACTGACACAACGTTTAGGTAATTGGGCTGATGCTGATGGTACAGGTTTAGCTTTTGACTCCTCAACAGGTTACAAACTTCCCAATGGTGCAAACCGTTCTCCTGATGCATCCTGGGTGAGTCGGGAACGATTAGAAGCCCTAAATCCAAATCCTGCGAGATTCTTACCAATGGCTCCTGATTTTGCCGTAGAATTACGGTCTGCTTCAGACAGCTTGCAAACTTTACAACACAAAATGCAGGAATACATTGACAATGGCGTGCGCCTGGGTTGGCTAATTGACCCTCAGAACCAACGGGTGGAAATTTACCGCCCAGGACAAGCTGTCGAGATTTTACAAGCTCCCAGCAGTTTGTCTGGAGAGGATATACTACCTGGTTTTGTGCTGGATTTAGAACAAATTTTAAACTAG
- a CDS encoding Rieske (2Fe-2S) protein encodes MKPILPGAPWLIAHKSILGINQPQKITLNGNDYVIWQNQKGEVFALNNICPHMQAPLSDGWICQEKNTITCPFHALEFDSQGRLSQGNQKDTQPITEPLELIISNDCIWTYGGFEPRLPIPNLHEKIVDTYEFIGVAGETNMQGDFLSSLMVNYDYNHQNGTHKELFRITECNVSSFKENGYYAQVKQEIKRANNTLLEIIKNPVLGILPKTLNNIFEYAFPSTTVLFAKTPISNIAQVHIIYPVTETITKTFVLLYAQGISPWSKLLLKNSLLRAVSTVVAQDTNTIESLYPRQQPKIRLPNEEIMFYAEKLYRDW; translated from the coding sequence ATGAAACCAATTTTACCGGGCGCACCTTGGTTGATTGCTCATAAATCAATTCTGGGAATTAATCAACCCCAAAAAATTACTTTAAATGGAAATGATTATGTTATTTGGCAAAACCAAAAAGGTGAAGTATTTGCCCTGAACAACATCTGTCCACATATGCAAGCACCTTTATCAGATGGCTGGATTTGTCAAGAAAAAAATACTATTACTTGTCCTTTTCATGCTTTAGAATTTGATAGTCAAGGCAGACTATCTCAAGGAAATCAAAAAGATACTCAGCCAATTACCGAGCCGTTAGAGCTAATTATTAGCAATGATTGTATCTGGACTTATGGCGGATTTGAGCCAAGATTGCCTATTCCCAATTTGCACGAAAAAATTGTCGATACATACGAATTTATCGGAGTGGCTGGAGAAACAAATATGCAGGGAGACTTTTTGAGTAGCTTAATGGTTAACTATGACTATAACCATCAAAACGGTACTCATAAAGAATTATTTAGAATTACAGAATGTAATGTGAGTTCTTTCAAAGAAAACGGTTACTACGCTCAAGTAAAACAAGAAATTAAACGAGCTAACAACACCCTACTAGAAATTATCAAAAACCCAGTTTTGGGAATTTTACCCAAGACACTAAATAATATATTTGAATACGCCTTTCCTTCCACTACGGTTTTATTCGCTAAAACACCCATTAGTAATATTGCTCAAGTTCATATTATTTACCCAGTAACAGAAACAATCACTAAAACATTTGTGTTGTTATATGCTCAGGGGATAAGTCCTTGGTCAAAGTTGCTGCTGAAAAATTCATTATTACGAGCTGTGTCTACAGTTGTTGCACAAGATACCAATACTATTGAAAGCCTTTACCCCCGACAACAACCAAAAATTAGACTACCAAATGAAGAAATTATGTTTTATGCCGAAAAGCTCTACCGTGATTGGTAA
- a CDS encoding TetR family transcriptional regulator, giving the protein MGRSTQSKLSSKKPRQVRDAEATKKQILDAAEAEFSRNGLSGARTEAIAKGAGVTTAMIYYYFQSKEGLYKAVLQRPVVEMSSGVQQLNLEQFPADAALEILIKQVIAYQAVHPQRGMLWFQEANQNQGKYFKLGNWEENFGYVITILERGMAEGCFRQLDTFLVTLQIAGICNFYFNAHENLKHIRPDLQLLSPEMIEQYTEEAVNLILAGVRKSRE; this is encoded by the coding sequence GTGGGTCGTTCAACACAGTCAAAACTTTCGTCTAAAAAACCGCGTCAGGTGCGCGATGCAGAGGCGACAAAAAAGCAGATTCTCGATGCAGCAGAAGCAGAGTTCTCCAGAAATGGACTTAGTGGGGCGCGGACAGAGGCGATCGCTAAAGGTGCAGGAGTCACCACAGCGATGATTTACTACTACTTCCAGAGCAAGGAAGGCTTATATAAAGCGGTTCTGCAACGTCCGGTAGTGGAAATGTCGTCAGGGGTTCAACAGCTAAATCTGGAGCAGTTTCCAGCCGATGCAGCCTTGGAAATCTTGATTAAACAGGTGATTGCTTACCAAGCGGTGCATCCACAACGGGGGATGCTGTGGTTTCAAGAAGCGAACCAAAATCAAGGCAAATATTTTAAATTGGGGAATTGGGAAGAAAATTTCGGGTACGTGATCACAATTTTAGAACGGGGAATGGCTGAGGGTTGTTTCCGTCAGCTAGATACTTTTTTGGTCACGCTGCAAATTGCGGGAATTTGTAATTTCTATTTCAACGCCCACGAAAACCTCAAGCATATTAGACCAGATTTGCAACTGCTGTCTCCAGAAATGATAGAGCAGTACACTGAAGAAGCGGTGAATTTGATTTTGGCGGGTGTGCGAAAGAGTAGGGAGTAG
- a CDS encoding HD family phosphohydrolase, protein MKKQRFFKSFDNSEQQKPEIALRTMAKTVRIRRGIDAVCLGWVHEKRSSVVLAIAVVSLTGVMGHKLYNQPQLAVGTPAPETMKAPYTASIEDQEETEAQRQAASRSSVPVLMVDVPRTERINKNLQQLLDEGNKIRTIAGVFPFFDTTVLSVPTQHYLRSCSASEWKTLLITLKYTSQDKSGLLLDRNRSNLGNRQPGGIAQKFPTSQYLPLFPSSTGLPISEHQSLSHLLNSGNLPLFLSPIEEKPVNISQNTDFTQAVAELKAYRATTSEQNLDSLIVQTSQVRQAYTQARIQLLQPEKANFKKFYSETAFLKLSDNEWLQAQTGIRQSAERILTQGIPPGLPSSILLNAVNLQVQEFVPKNAEPLVSKLLLSVLQPNLKNDEEQTKQQIQQASDDVSPVMVEVQQGELIVTKGEDITQWHFDVLEHYQLIRRENNWLQLTKLASIVTVAIGIFVLVGRQRSCKLRQRDYLLILLLTLSTPGVLAFGVPYTTWSALGLLLGSFYAPVLGVTVVGLLLLILPMTVEISIITLLAGGAAGILGSSMAQKLRSREELALLGVAIALTQGGMYLVMKLLIGAAFGGAWYAVLQGSALFALSGLAWSIIALGLSPYLEKVFDLVTPIRLAELANPNRPLLKRLATETPGTFQHTLLVATLAEAAAKELGCNVELVRAGTLYHDIGKMHDPLGFIENQMGGPNKHETEIKDPWKSAAIIKKHVTEGLVMAQKHLLPTAIQAFIPEHQGTMLIAYFYHQAQQMSQENPNLILDDADFRYDGPIPQSRETGIVMLADSCEAALRSLKDATPEQALTMLNNILRAKWQDNQMADSGLTRQEMSEISQIFVDVWLQFHHKRIAYPKLKAAKNGH, encoded by the coding sequence ATGAAAAAGCAGCGATTTTTTAAGTCTTTTGACAACAGCGAACAGCAAAAACCAGAAATAGCACTCAGAACAATGGCAAAAACGGTCAGAATTCGCCGCGGGATTGATGCAGTATGTCTCGGCTGGGTGCATGAAAAGCGTTCCTCTGTGGTTTTGGCGATCGCTGTAGTATCTCTTACAGGAGTTATGGGGCATAAACTATACAATCAACCCCAGTTGGCAGTTGGTACTCCTGCACCCGAAACGATGAAAGCACCCTATACTGCTAGCATTGAGGATCAAGAAGAAACAGAAGCCCAACGCCAAGCCGCTAGTAGAAGTTCCGTTCCAGTGTTGATGGTGGATGTCCCAAGGACTGAAAGAATCAACAAAAATTTACAGCAACTTCTGGATGAAGGCAATAAAATTCGCACTATTGCCGGAGTTTTTCCTTTTTTTGATACAACAGTTTTGTCTGTTCCTACGCAGCATTATCTGCGCTCATGTTCTGCCTCGGAATGGAAAACGCTACTGATCACTTTAAAATATACTAGCCAAGACAAATCAGGCTTGTTATTGGACAGAAACAGAAGTAATCTCGGAAATAGACAGCCAGGTGGCATAGCACAAAAATTTCCCACGTCCCAATATCTGCCTTTATTTCCATCATCTACGGGTTTACCGATTTCAGAACACCAATCTTTGTCTCATCTGCTCAATTCAGGTAATCTACCTCTGTTTCTGTCTCCAATAGAGGAAAAACCCGTTAATATTTCCCAAAACACTGACTTTACTCAAGCAGTAGCGGAACTCAAAGCTTATCGCGCCACAACTTCAGAGCAAAACTTGGATTCACTCATAGTCCAAACCTCGCAAGTCCGCCAAGCATACACCCAAGCAAGAATCCAACTTTTACAGCCAGAGAAGGCCAATTTCAAGAAATTTTACAGCGAAACTGCCTTTCTGAAATTATCAGATAATGAATGGCTCCAAGCACAAACAGGAATTCGCCAGAGTGCGGAAAGGATTCTGACTCAAGGGATTCCCCCAGGATTACCCTCAAGTATTCTACTGAATGCGGTGAATTTACAAGTACAGGAATTTGTGCCAAAAAATGCTGAACCCTTGGTCAGCAAATTGTTGTTGTCTGTGCTGCAACCAAATCTCAAGAATGATGAAGAACAAACGAAACAACAAATACAGCAAGCATCAGATGATGTATCACCTGTGATGGTGGAGGTGCAGCAAGGAGAGCTGATTGTCACCAAGGGAGAGGATATTACTCAATGGCACTTTGATGTCTTGGAGCATTATCAATTAATTCGCCGGGAAAATAACTGGCTACAATTGACAAAATTAGCCAGTATTGTGACTGTGGCAATTGGCATTTTTGTTCTGGTGGGAAGACAAAGGTCGTGCAAATTGCGGCAGCGTGATTACCTGTTAATACTGCTGCTGACCCTCAGTACCCCAGGAGTGCTAGCCTTTGGCGTACCATATACGACTTGGAGCGCCCTTGGTTTATTGTTAGGTAGCTTCTATGCACCTGTTTTGGGTGTGACTGTTGTGGGACTGCTGCTGCTAATTCTACCCATGACCGTAGAAATCAGCATAATTACCCTTTTGGCTGGTGGGGCGGCGGGAATATTAGGCAGTAGTATGGCGCAAAAATTGCGATCGCGCGAAGAGTTGGCATTATTAGGTGTAGCGATCGCCTTAACTCAGGGTGGTATGTACCTAGTCATGAAGCTGCTCATCGGTGCAGCATTTGGCGGAGCTTGGTATGCTGTACTTCAAGGATCAGCATTATTTGCTTTATCTGGTTTAGCCTGGAGTATTATCGCCTTGGGCTTAAGTCCTTACCTGGAAAAAGTATTCGATTTAGTTACCCCCATTCGATTAGCTGAACTAGCCAATCCGAATCGCCCCTTATTAAAACGACTAGCCACTGAAACACCTGGTACTTTTCAGCATACTTTGTTAGTCGCCACTCTGGCTGAAGCTGCTGCCAAAGAATTGGGATGTAATGTAGAACTGGTCAGGGCTGGAACTTTGTATCATGATATCGGTAAAATGCACGACCCTCTGGGCTTTATTGAAAATCAAATGGGGGGGCCGAATAAACATGAAACAGAGATTAAAGATCCTTGGAAGAGTGCCGCAATTATCAAAAAGCACGTCACTGAGGGTTTGGTGATGGCGCAAAAGCACCTTTTACCCACAGCGATACAAGCTTTTATTCCTGAGCATCAAGGAACAATGTTGATTGCCTATTTCTATCACCAAGCACAACAAATGTCTCAGGAAAATCCCAATTTAATCCTAGATGACGCAGATTTTCGCTATGACGGCCCCATTCCCCAATCACGGGAAACCGGCATAGTCATGTTAGCAGACTCCTGCGAAGCGGCACTGCGATCGCTCAAAGATGCCACTCCAGAACAAGCCTTAACCATGCTGAATAATATTCTCCGTGCCAAATGGCAAGATAATCAAATGGCAGATTCAGGACTGACACGGCAAGAAATGTCAGAAATCAGCCAAATCTTTGTCGATGTTTGGCTGCAATTTCACCACAAGCGCATTGCTTATCCCAAATTAAAGGCAGCTAAGAATGGTCATTAG
- a CDS encoding ADP-ribosylglycohydrolase family protein, giving the protein MRYPLINRFKGTLLGALLGEVLAKNAHQQYSFCSDVSQIAVLGTQSLIELGKLDIDNWLERHQRKYFHLDITDGVLPKAMIVTLPVTLFFHENTANLRQKLLDVLQIWGDDPIIRDGTLAVGYAIAQCFTEKLHPHTLIPEIIAFIGETSTLLPQKLLKLNDLLDKGVGLETAQAEFSREEEPSNAIAMAFYCFLSTLEDLRLAVLRATHKDNTWRRETGNLDSQTINVITGALSGAYNSTAGIPVKWRVLSSPTNLATWELTNFSQVLELADALVAVWSGVYDPALHLKESPEEGCVRYQQQSQLCVFASPRVIQSRSS; this is encoded by the coding sequence ATGCGCTATCCACTGATTAATCGGTTTAAAGGTACGTTATTAGGGGCATTACTGGGTGAAGTTTTAGCCAAAAATGCTCATCAGCAGTATTCTTTTTGCTCTGATGTCAGCCAAATAGCAGTTCTGGGTACCCAAAGCTTAATCGAGTTAGGCAAATTAGATATAGATAATTGGCTAGAGCGTCATCAACGAAAATATTTTCATTTAGATATAACTGATGGTGTTTTACCAAAAGCGATGATTGTCACGTTACCAGTGACACTTTTTTTTCATGAGAATACGGCTAACCTGCGACAAAAGTTGCTGGATGTGTTGCAAATATGGGGAGATGACCCAATTATCAGGGATGGCACACTAGCAGTAGGATATGCGATCGCTCAATGTTTCACAGAAAAACTTCATCCCCACACCCTCATACCAGAAATCATCGCCTTTATCGGCGAAACATCGACACTTTTACCACAAAAACTCCTAAAACTTAATGATTTGTTAGATAAAGGAGTTGGGCTAGAAACCGCACAAGCCGAATTCAGTAGAGAAGAAGAGCCGAGTAATGCTATTGCTATGGCATTTTACTGCTTTCTCAGCACCTTGGAAGACCTGCGTCTGGCGGTTTTACGGGCTACTCACAAAGATAATACCTGGCGAAGAGAAACCGGAAATTTAGATTCGCAAACCATTAATGTAATTACTGGTGCATTATCCGGAGCGTACAACAGTACTGCGGGTATTCCCGTAAAATGGCGGGTTTTATCCAGTCCAACCAATTTAGCCACTTGGGAACTAACAAATTTTTCCCAGGTGCTAGAATTAGCTGATGCACTTGTTGCTGTATGGTCAGGAGTGTATGATCCCGCCCTACATCTGAAGGAGTCCCCAGAGGAGGGATGTGTGAGATATCAACAACAGTCTCAGCTTTGTGTCTTTGCATCCCCTCGCGTTATCCAATCGCGTTCATCTTAA
- the aroQ gene encoding type II 3-dehydroquinate dehydratase, with product MNSSSPLISILVLHGPNLNLLGQREPGIYGSLGLAEINRLLEEEALKFQAKVISVQSNHEGVLVDTIHEALGKHQGILINAGAYTHTSVALRDAIAGVNLPTVEVHLSNIYRREEFRHHSFIAPVAIGQISGFGVQSYLLGLQALVHHLRNK from the coding sequence TTGAACTCATCTTCACCACTGATCAGCATTTTAGTGCTGCACGGGCCAAATTTGAATTTACTAGGACAGCGAGAACCAGGAATTTATGGTTCCTTGGGGCTGGCTGAAATTAATCGCTTGTTAGAAGAAGAAGCTTTGAAGTTTCAGGCGAAAGTAATTTCCGTGCAGTCAAATCATGAGGGGGTTTTGGTAGATACTATTCATGAGGCATTAGGAAAACATCAGGGAATTTTGATTAATGCCGGGGCTTACACCCACACGAGTGTGGCTTTGCGGGATGCGATCGCTGGTGTTAACCTACCTACAGTAGAAGTACATTTGAGCAACATTTATCGCCGGGAAGAGTTCCGCCACCATTCTTTCATCGCGCCCGTAGCCATCGGACAAATCAGCGGTTTTGGTGTGCAAAGTTATTTATTGGGCTTACAGGCTCTAGTGCATCATTTAAGAAATAAATAA